One window of the Endomicrobium proavitum genome contains the following:
- a CDS encoding gluconeogenesis factor YvcK family protein translates to MKKIKIAAIGGGTGLSTLLRGLKKYNCDITAIVNVADDGGSSGKLKKELGVLPPGDIRNCLVALSEEESLMSRLFQYRFPAKGALGGHSFGNLFLTAMSAISGGFDNAIARSGEVLAIRGQVLPVTLSSVTLEAELENGKIISGETKVSQAKSKIIKVNLSPAAPPAAGEVLEAIKKADAIIFGPGSLYTSIIVNFLVDGVTEALKASKAYKIYVANIMTQPGETSGYKLSDHIKAIEDHSYKGVVDCIIANSAKVPAKVAKRYKKQNSYQVAIDKTGIKTVKSKLFSNEIYARHNCDKLAFAINKIIKERIHD, encoded by the coding sequence ATGAAAAAAATAAAAATAGCCGCAATCGGCGGCGGAACCGGTCTTTCAACGCTGCTGAGAGGTTTAAAAAAATATAACTGCGATATAACGGCTATAGTAAACGTTGCTGACGACGGCGGCAGTTCCGGCAAACTTAAAAAAGAGCTGGGCGTTTTGCCTCCCGGCGATATAAGAAATTGCCTTGTTGCTCTTTCGGAAGAAGAAAGTCTTATGTCAAGACTTTTTCAATACAGATTTCCCGCAAAAGGCGCTCTCGGAGGACATTCGTTCGGAAATCTTTTTTTAACGGCGATGTCGGCAATATCGGGCGGGTTTGATAACGCAATAGCAAGAAGCGGCGAAGTTCTTGCCATAAGAGGGCAGGTTTTGCCGGTAACGCTTTCTTCGGTTACGCTTGAAGCGGAACTTGAAAACGGAAAAATAATTTCCGGCGAAACAAAAGTGTCGCAGGCAAAATCAAAAATAATAAAAGTTAATTTAAGTCCCGCGGCGCCTCCTGCGGCGGGGGAAGTTTTGGAAGCCATAAAAAAAGCGGACGCAATAATTTTCGGCCCCGGTTCTTTATACACTTCAATAATAGTTAATTTTCTTGTGGACGGCGTAACCGAAGCATTGAAGGCGTCCAAAGCGTATAAAATTTATGTTGCAAATATTATGACTCAACCGGGCGAAACTTCCGGATATAAATTGTCTGACCATATAAAAGCTATTGAAGATCATTCGTATAAAGGCGTTGTTGACTGCATAATTGCAAACAGCGCGAAAGTTCCGGCAAAGGTTGCCAAGAGATATAAAAAACAAAATTCATATCAGGTTGCAATTGATAAAACAGGGATTAAAACCGTTAAAAGTAAATTATTTTCAAATGAAATTTACGCAAGACACAATTGCGACAAACTTGCTTTTGCTATAAACAAAATTATTAAGGAACGAATCCATGATTAA
- a CDS encoding PTS sugar transporter subunit IIA, which produces MIKIVVATHGNFAQELINAAESIAGKQSNLYAVKRAANDSLAQMQQKIEELLKSVGGSQEDGALILADMLGGTPCNAAAPMCKIFNTELIAGVNLPILLSAIFASKSATSAAELACKVLQDGQKSIVNVKKMLTDRAK; this is translated from the coding sequence ATGATTAAAATTGTCGTGGCAACCCATGGAAATTTTGCGCAGGAACTTATCAACGCCGCAGAAAGCATAGCGGGCAAACAGTCTAATCTTTACGCCGTAAAAAGAGCCGCAAACGACAGCCTTGCGCAAATGCAGCAAAAAATAGAAGAGCTTTTAAAAAGCGTCGGCGGTTCTCAGGAAGACGGGGCTTTAATACTTGCGGACATGCTCGGCGGAACTCCGTGCAACGCGGCAGCCCCAATGTGTAAAATTTTTAACACCGAACTTATTGCCGGCGTAAATCTTCCAATTCTTTTGTCGGCAATTTTCGCAAGCAAATCCGCAACAAGCGCCGCAGAGCTTGCCTGTAAAGTTTTGCAAGACGGACAAAAAAGCATAGTTAACGTAAAGAAAATGCTTACAGACAGAGCGAAGTAA
- a CDS encoding PTS sugar transporter subunit IIA encodes MKIMDFLSPDAIVVDLKAADKKSAIVELVDVLKDAKKVKKTDEIIDVVLEREKLGSTGIGQGVAIPHGKTDALQEQVGVLGISRKGIEFNSLDGEPVHIVFLLVGPVEVAGQHLKALSRISRLFKDKFLRQAIKEAKTVDEVLKIIQQEDAY; translated from the coding sequence ATGAAAATTATGGATTTTTTAAGTCCCGACGCAATTGTTGTTGACTTAAAAGCTGCCGATAAAAAATCGGCTATCGTAGAACTTGTGGACGTGCTCAAGGACGCGAAGAAAGTAAAAAAGACGGATGAAATTATTGACGTGGTTCTTGAAAGAGAAAAACTCGGTTCTACCGGCATCGGGCAGGGCGTGGCTATTCCTCACGGAAAAACCGACGCTTTGCAGGAGCAGGTGGGAGTTTTGGGCATTTCAAGAAAAGGAATAGAGTTTAATTCTCTTGACGGGGAACCGGTTCACATTGTGTTTTTGCTTGTAGGACCCGTTGAAGTTGCCGGACAGCATTTGAAAGCGCTATCTAGAATTTCAAGACTTTTTAAAGATAAATTTTTAAGACAGGCAATAAAAGAAGCAAAAACAGTGGACGAAGTTTTGAAAATTATACAGCAAGAGGACGCTTATTAA
- the hprK gene encoding HPr(Ser) kinase/phosphatase — protein sequence MAVLDVGILLNEKSEELKLELVAGKNGLNKKITVADISRPGLAFSGYFEHFPYERTQVIGISEYTYLNSLDYGQQLKMLHKIFSHPNATCCILTRGLEPTKAMFEELESLQIPLIKTSLNSSSLISDLIYYFDGKLAPTIKIHGVLINVYGLGVLIMGHAGIGKSECALELVKRGHMLVADDMVNIKKMSGRTLLGSGLEITKHLIEVRGVGIIDVKSLFGIGSILDESHIEYVIKLEEWDKVKKTERVGMDELYTEILGVNVPEIIVPVGPGRNLAVLVETATLNQRLKNKGYFTAKELSARLQKAISQKNGNE from the coding sequence ATGGCTGTTTTAGACGTAGGAATTTTGCTTAATGAAAAAAGCGAAGAACTCAAGCTGGAGCTTGTAGCCGGTAAAAACGGGTTGAACAAAAAAATAACCGTCGCCGATATAAGCCGTCCGGGTCTTGCGTTTTCCGGTTACTTTGAGCATTTTCCTTACGAAAGAACGCAGGTTATAGGAATAAGCGAATACACTTATTTAAATTCTTTAGATTACGGCCAGCAGTTAAAAATGCTTCACAAAATTTTTTCTCATCCAAACGCTACGTGCTGCATTCTTACAAGAGGGCTTGAGCCCACTAAAGCTATGTTTGAAGAGCTTGAGTCGTTACAAATTCCGCTGATAAAAACTAGTCTGAATTCTTCTTCTCTTATAAGCGACCTTATTTATTATTTTGACGGCAAACTCGCCCCTACAATAAAAATTCACGGGGTGCTCATTAATGTTTACGGTCTTGGCGTTCTTATAATGGGGCATGCCGGAATAGGTAAATCCGAATGCGCTTTGGAGCTTGTAAAAAGAGGACACATGCTTGTTGCCGACGATATGGTAAATATAAAAAAAATGTCGGGACGCACTCTTTTGGGAAGCGGTCTTGAAATAACCAAGCATTTAATAGAAGTTAGAGGCGTAGGAATAATAGACGTAAAAAGTCTTTTCGGAATAGGCAGTATTTTGGACGAGTCTCACATAGAATACGTTATAAAACTTGAAGAGTGGGATAAAGTTAAAAAAACAGAAAGAGTCGGAATGGACGAGTTATACACGGAAATTTTGGGCGTAAATGTTCCTGAAATTATTGTCCCTGTGGGGCCGGGAAGAAACCTTGCGGTTTTGGTTGAAACCGCCACGCTTAACCAAAGACTTAAAAACAAAGGTTATTTTACGGCTAAAGAACTCAGCGCGAGACTTCAAAAAGCAATTTCGCAAAAAAACGGCAATGAATAA
- a CDS encoding lysophospholipid acyltransferase family protein, which produces MSAIKKIRRKIYYYVAFVVSKVVLAIPYKFSVGVLGPFFGAIGYCAARSSTAIAKKNLRECFPKKSEKEISKIAKAVFINQGKNFFELANFPKLNKERLEKIASVENADLIKKSLDKGKGILFVSAHVGNWEIIAAMTAGFGVPVNVVAKRIYIEGLNNMLVGYRTSKNVKVILKDSPDTARKLIKALKGGEIIAMLIDQDTNVPGVFVDFFGKPAWTPSGLAVLALKTGAQVLVGLDCRVGKYAHKGIISGPVLIEPSGNFNNDVAALTQKATNVLENYIKKYPEQWVWFHERWKTKQT; this is translated from the coding sequence ATGAGCGCAATAAAAAAAATCAGAAGGAAAATTTATTACTATGTGGCTTTTGTAGTTTCTAAAGTTGTTTTGGCTATTCCGTATAAATTTTCCGTAGGCGTTTTAGGGCCTTTTTTTGGGGCTATAGGTTATTGCGCCGCGCGCAGTTCAACGGCAATAGCTAAAAAAAATCTCAGAGAATGTTTTCCTAAAAAATCGGAAAAAGAAATTTCTAAAATCGCAAAAGCAGTTTTTATAAATCAGGGAAAGAATTTTTTTGAGCTTGCAAATTTCCCCAAGCTTAATAAAGAGCGTTTGGAAAAAATTGCTTCCGTTGAAAATGCGGATTTAATAAAAAAGTCGTTAGATAAAGGCAAGGGAATTCTTTTTGTAAGCGCTCACGTCGGAAATTGGGAAATTATCGCCGCAATGACGGCCGGTTTCGGAGTTCCCGTAAACGTTGTGGCTAAAAGAATTTATATAGAAGGTTTAAACAACATGCTTGTAGGTTACAGAACAAGCAAAAACGTAAAAGTTATTTTAAAAGATTCTCCTGATACCGCCAGAAAACTTATTAAGGCTTTAAAAGGCGGCGAGATAATAGCAATGCTTATAGATCAAGACACAAACGTTCCGGGAGTGTTTGTGGATTTTTTCGGCAAGCCCGCGTGGACGCCTTCTGGGCTTGCCGTGCTTGCATTAAAAACCGGCGCGCAGGTTCTTGTAGGGCTTGATTGTCGCGTTGGCAAGTATGCTCATAAAGGTATTATTTCCGGACCTGTTTTAATTGAACCTTCCGGAAATTTTAACAACGACGTAGCCGCTCTTACGCAAAAAGCGACAAACGTTTTGGAAAATTACATAAAAAAATATCCCGAGCAGTGGGTATGGTTTCACGAAAGATGGAAGACAAAACAAACTTAA
- the rfaE1 gene encoding D-glycero-beta-D-manno-heptose-7-phosphate kinase, with protein MNLLKLIEAFKKQSVLVIGDTMVDKFIWGKVGRISPEAPVPVVEITKETETLGGAGNVANNITSLGAKAYVVSAIGEDNTGNSLIKLLSEKNINSDYVVYDAHRPTIIKTRIIAASQQVVRVDREIKGSFAHSTELKIIKNIEQLLPKVNGVIISDYGKGVVSPKVLTKVIALAKKYKIPVTVDPKIENFKKYKKVTTITPNTKEAIEGMSARNISTDADIENLGRKILKTLNSESVLITRSEKGMTLIDRNGRVTNIPTRAKEVYDVTGAGDTVISTMTLALAAKADLISAAEVANFAAGIVVGKIGTATVTPEELNKTITEFYK; from the coding sequence ATGAATCTTTTAAAATTGATAGAAGCGTTTAAAAAACAGTCTGTTCTTGTAATAGGCGACACTATGGTTGATAAATTTATCTGGGGAAAAGTCGGAAGAATTTCTCCCGAAGCGCCGGTGCCCGTAGTGGAAATTACAAAAGAAACGGAAACTCTCGGCGGAGCCGGAAACGTTGCAAATAACATAACGTCTCTGGGCGCAAAAGCTTACGTGGTAAGCGCCATTGGGGAAGACAACACCGGAAACTCCCTCATTAAACTTCTATCCGAAAAAAATATAAATTCCGATTACGTTGTTTACGACGCCCACAGACCCACTATAATTAAAACAAGAATAATTGCGGCAAGCCAGCAGGTTGTGCGCGTGGATAGAGAAATTAAGGGAAGTTTCGCGCATTCTACGGAATTAAAAATAATAAAAAATATAGAGCAACTTTTGCCTAAAGTTAACGGCGTTATTATTTCCGATTACGGAAAAGGAGTCGTAAGTCCGAAAGTTTTAACGAAAGTTATTGCTCTTGCCAAAAAATATAAAATTCCCGTTACGGTAGATCCTAAGATAGAAAATTTTAAAAAATATAAAAAAGTTACGACAATTACGCCTAATACGAAAGAAGCTATAGAAGGCATGAGCGCAAGAAACATCTCTACGGATGCCGATATAGAAAATCTCGGCAGAAAAATTCTTAAAACTTTAAATTCGGAATCGGTTCTTATAACGCGCAGCGAAAAAGGCATGACTCTTATAGACCGCAACGGGAGAGTTACAAATATTCCCACAAGAGCCAAGGAAGTTTACGACGTTACCGGCGCAGGCGACACGGTTATTTCCACAATGACATTGGCGCTTGCGGCAAAGGCAGATTTAATAAGCGCGGCTGAAGTAGCAAATTTTGCGGCCGGCATAGTTGTAGGCAAAATAGGAACCGCAACCGTAACGCCGGAAGAATTAAACAAAACCATAACGGAATTTTACAAATGA
- the lptB gene encoding LPS export ABC transporter ATP-binding protein: MILRSENLFKKYKYRMVVNGISISVKQGEVVGLLGPNGAGKTTTFYMTVGLIKPYDGNVYLGSDKITDWPMYMRARSGIGYLSQESSIFRGLSVRDNLMAIAQLLPVSKKEQQEKVDSLLEDFGLTKLSSQMSVTLSGGEKRRLEIARALVNDPKFLLLDEPFVGIDPITVDDIQRIIKKLKAQGLGILITDHNVRETLEIIDRAYIIYEGKILLEGNAKELLENPKARQVYLGDNFKM; the protein is encoded by the coding sequence ATGATATTAAGATCTGAAAATTTATTTAAAAAATACAAATACAGAATGGTTGTTAACGGCATAAGCATAAGTGTTAAACAAGGCGAAGTCGTCGGGCTTTTGGGCCCCAACGGCGCCGGCAAAACCACGACGTTTTACATGACGGTAGGACTTATAAAACCATACGACGGAAACGTTTATTTGGGTTCTGATAAAATAACGGATTGGCCTATGTATATGCGCGCAAGATCCGGAATAGGCTATCTCTCGCAGGAATCTTCTATTTTCAGAGGCTTAAGCGTGCGGGATAATCTTATGGCTATAGCGCAGCTTTTGCCGGTGTCAAAAAAAGAGCAGCAGGAAAAAGTAGATTCGCTTCTTGAAGATTTCGGACTTACAAAACTAAGTTCCCAAATGAGCGTAACTTTATCCGGCGGAGAAAAAAGAAGACTTGAAATAGCCCGTGCGCTGGTTAACGATCCGAAATTTTTGCTTTTGGACGAACCGTTTGTGGGCATAGACCCTATAACCGTTGACGACATACAAAGAATAATAAAGAAGCTTAAAGCGCAAGGTTTGGGCATTCTTATAACGGATCATAACGTCCGCGAAACGCTTGAAATTATAGACAGGGCTTACATAATTTACGAAGGCAAAATTTTGCTTGAAGGAAACGCGAAAGAACTTTTAGAAAATCCGAAAGCAAGACAAGTCTATCTTGGCGACAATTTTAAGATGTGA
- the rapZ gene encoding RNase adapter RapZ, with product MNKFYIVSGMSGAGKSQALKVFEDFGFVCVDNMPLQMVVGFADLCLKNPSKYKNTVISIDSRAGKSLDSFFDVLNSLKRKKINYKIIFFNAADSVLIRRYSETRRRHPLGKSVLEGISLERKMLDKVFGVSDEIIDTSNMTMGELKETISKLTGANINAKQNLNVSVVSFGYKYGIPNDADIVYDVRFITNPNYVHGLKFKTGKDKAVKDYIVKQKEFGAFFNIFSKLIAVTLPGYIKEGKSYLTIAIGCTGGRHRSVFTAEKLSAFLRNKKYKVKINHRDILRSR from the coding sequence ATGAATAAATTTTATATTGTTTCCGGAATGTCCGGCGCCGGCAAAAGTCAGGCGCTAAAAGTTTTTGAAGATTTCGGTTTTGTCTGTGTGGACAACATGCCGCTTCAAATGGTCGTCGGCTTTGCGGACTTGTGTCTTAAAAACCCGTCAAAATACAAAAACACAGTAATAAGCATAGATTCAAGAGCAGGCAAATCTTTAGACTCTTTCTTTGACGTTTTAAACTCCCTTAAAAGAAAAAAAATAAACTACAAAATAATCTTTTTTAACGCCGCTGATTCCGTGCTTATAAGAAGATATTCCGAAACAAGGCGCAGACATCCTCTCGGGAAATCCGTTTTGGAAGGCATTAGTCTTGAAAGAAAAATGCTTGATAAAGTTTTCGGAGTGTCCGACGAAATAATAGATACTTCAAATATGACTATGGGCGAGCTTAAAGAAACAATTTCAAAACTTACCGGAGCAAACATAAACGCAAAACAAAACCTTAACGTGTCGGTAGTGTCATTCGGCTATAAATACGGAATTCCAAACGATGCCGATATAGTTTACGACGTGCGCTTTATAACAAATCCGAACTATGTGCACGGTTTGAAATTTAAAACCGGCAAAGATAAAGCCGTTAAAGATTACATAGTAAAACAAAAAGAGTTCGGAGCTTTCTTTAATATATTTTCAAAACTTATCGCAGTTACTCTTCCGGGATATATTAAAGAAGGCAAAAGTTATCTTACAATAGCAATAGGCTGCACCGGCGGAAGACACCGTTCCGTTTTCACTGCGGAAAAACTTTCCGCGTTTTTGAGAAATAAAAAATATAAAGTAAAAATTAACCACAGAGATATTTTGCGCTCAAGATAA
- the kdsB gene encoding 3-deoxy-manno-octulosonate cytidylyltransferase, producing MKTAAVIPSRYASTRFPGKPLALVKAKPLVQRVIERVQKCKNVDLVAVATDDKRIFDAVTSLGYKAFMTPQSCKSGTDRIAYVAKKYLKNYDIFLNVQGDEPLIDYMLADKLASELKNSKAEYVTAAFPITDVADIRNPNAVKVVLDSFGFALYFSRLPVPYNRDGAKVKYYKHMGIYGYTRNFLLNFSKMRPSVLEKAESLEQLRALSNGKKIKVVIVKQDSIGVDVPADVKRVEKLLRK from the coding sequence ATGAAAACCGCGGCGGTAATTCCGTCAAGATACGCTTCTACGAGATTTCCCGGAAAGCCTTTAGCTTTAGTAAAAGCAAAACCGCTTGTGCAGCGCGTTATTGAACGCGTGCAAAAGTGTAAAAACGTAGATTTGGTTGCGGTAGCTACCGACGATAAAAGAATTTTTGACGCTGTTACGTCTTTAGGCTATAAAGCGTTTATGACTCCGCAAAGCTGCAAAAGCGGCACGGACAGAATTGCATATGTCGCAAAAAAATATCTTAAAAATTACGATATTTTTTTGAACGTTCAGGGCGACGAGCCGTTAATAGATTATATGCTTGCGGATAAACTTGCGTCGGAACTTAAAAATTCTAAAGCCGAATACGTAACGGCGGCTTTTCCGATTACGGATGTTGCGGATATAAGAAATCCAAACGCCGTAAAAGTAGTTTTAGATTCTTTCGGATTTGCTCTTTATTTTTCGCGTTTGCCGGTGCCCTACAACAGAGACGGCGCAAAAGTTAAATATTATAAGCACATGGGCATTTACGGATACACAAGAAATTTTCTTTTAAACTTTTCAAAAATGCGCCCGTCTGTTTTGGAAAAGGCGGAATCTCTTGAACAGTTAAGAGCGCTTTCCAATGGCAAAAAAATAAAAGTTGTTATTGTAAAACAAGATTCTATTGGCGTAGATGTGCCGGCTGACGTTAAAAGAGTTGAAAAACTTTTAAGGAAATAG
- a CDS encoding KdsC family phosphatase gives MKISAKILKKAKKIKLLASDVDGVLTGGEIIILNNGEEVKIWNVKDGLGFSDLLRQVFPRIKTAWITGRKSEQVKNRAENLKIDYLVQGSSDKISALNAILSETGYDASQTAYIGDDIVDIPVLKKVGFSICPKDASCDVKKYVDYVSAFDGGEGVAREAVEIILKAKNEWKKVLEKYK, from the coding sequence ATGAAAATCAGCGCAAAAATTTTAAAGAAAGCAAAAAAAATTAAACTTCTCGCAAGCGACGTTGACGGAGTGCTTACCGGAGGAGAAATAATAATTTTAAATAACGGCGAAGAAGTAAAAATTTGGAACGTAAAAGACGGTTTAGGTTTTTCAGATTTGCTTCGCCAAGTTTTTCCGAGAATAAAAACGGCGTGGATTACCGGAAGAAAATCCGAGCAGGTAAAAAACAGAGCGGAAAATTTGAAAATAGATTATCTTGTTCAGGGAAGCTCTGATAAAATATCGGCATTAAACGCTATTCTTTCGGAAACAGGTTACGATGCTTCTCAAACCGCTTACATCGGAGACGACATAGTTGATATCCCTGTTTTAAAAAAAGTCGGTTTTTCAATATGCCCTAAAGATGCTTCTTGCGACGTAAAAAAATATGTAGATTACGTTTCTGCTTTTGACGGCGGGGAAGGCGTTGCAAGGGAAGCCGTTGAAATAATTCTTAAAGCCAAAAACGAATGGAAAAAAGTTTTGGAAAAATATAAATGA
- the lptC gene encoding LPS export ABC transporter periplasmic protein LptC, whose translation MRILRYERILFVFAALICVALASCKSEKTIIEETPPMTEQAVEKFTITETEAGKVKMVLESESAIINEDTQKAFLRLPRVKFYQDGKYASTLITESADINLETYDIAGHGKCTIDTVNNEHLQTTNLGYDAKKKIVFSKTDVTLTRDGDTVYGKGFEADTKLDKIVIKKQKIIINKNN comes from the coding sequence ATGCGGATTTTAAGATACGAGAGAATATTATTTGTTTTTGCGGCTTTAATATGCGTTGCGTTAGCGTCTTGCAAATCTGAAAAAACGATTATAGAAGAAACGCCTCCTATGACGGAGCAGGCTGTTGAGAAATTTACCATTACCGAAACGGAAGCGGGAAAAGTAAAAATGGTTCTTGAATCCGAATCGGCAATTATTAACGAAGACACGCAAAAAGCGTTTTTAAGGCTGCCGAGAGTTAAGTTTTATCAGGACGGCAAATATGCATCTACTCTAATTACCGAAAGCGCCGATATAAACCTTGAAACTTATGATATTGCCGGACACGGAAAATGCACCATAGATACGGTAAACAACGAGCATCTTCAAACCACTAACTTAGGATATGACGCAAAAAAGAAAATAGTTTTCAGCAAAACCGACGTAACTCTCACCAGAGACGGCGACACGGTTTACGGCAAAGGTTTTGAGGCGGATACAAAGCTTGATAAAATTGTTATTAAGAAACAAAAAATCATTATCAATAAAAATAATTAG
- the kdsA gene encoding 3-deoxy-8-phosphooctulonate synthase, with product MQNKKIQISKNIILSNDKPFAVIAGPCVIESEKHVMALAAKLKKITSKLNIPFIFKASYDKANRSCGCSYRGPGIQEGLRILARVKKELSLPILTDVHTEEQAAQAAQTADILQIPAFLSRQTDLIKACVQTGKPVNIKKGQFLAPEDIFNVIDKAEKFGGKKITLTERGASFGYHNLVVDFRGLAIMKRSGYPVVFDATHSVQLPGGAGTKSGGNREFVLPLSKAAAAVGIAALFLEVHENPDKALSDGANSVNLNYFEQILKDIKAIDKAVKA from the coding sequence ATGCAAAATAAAAAAATTCAAATATCAAAAAATATAATTTTATCAAACGATAAACCGTTTGCGGTTATTGCGGGGCCTTGCGTTATTGAAAGCGAAAAGCACGTTATGGCGCTTGCCGCCAAACTTAAGAAAATTACCTCCAAGCTAAATATTCCGTTTATTTTTAAAGCCTCTTACGACAAAGCTAACCGCTCGTGCGGGTGTTCTTACAGAGGTCCTGGAATTCAAGAGGGGCTTAGAATTCTTGCAAGAGTAAAAAAAGAGTTAAGTCTTCCAATTCTCACCGATGTTCACACCGAAGAACAAGCCGCACAAGCCGCTCAAACGGCAGACATACTTCAAATTCCGGCGTTTTTATCAAGACAAACGGATTTAATTAAAGCGTGCGTTCAAACCGGAAAACCGGTAAATATAAAAAAAGGGCAGTTTCTTGCCCCCGAAGATATTTTTAACGTTATAGACAAAGCCGAGAAATTCGGCGGAAAAAAAATTACCCTAACGGAAAGGGGCGCAAGTTTCGGCTATCACAACCTTGTCGTAGATTTTAGAGGATTAGCGATAATGAAACGCTCGGGTTACCCTGTGGTTTTTGACGCAACCCACAGCGTTCAGCTGCCGGGCGGCGCGGGAACAAAAAGCGGCGGTAACAGAGAGTTTGTTCTTCCTCTTTCAAAAGCTGCCGCGGCTGTCGGCATAGCCGCGCTTTTTCTTGAAGTTCACGAAAATCCGGATAAGGCGTTGTCCGACGGAGCAAACAGCGTTAATTTAAATTATTTTGAACAAATATTAAAAGATATTAAAGCAATAGATAAGGCGGTAAAAGCATGA
- a CDS encoding LptA/OstA family protein: MIKLLLRNKKSLSIKIISAAFAVLFLFVCNAAAQKISQQTVITGDSMEVRRSGDVTVSKGNSKAVNGNNVITSDNMIYNKKNSLLEASGRVKIVSVVNTKEPLEAYSSFAEYDINTEKGKLWGAKTNVKYFLSGSSAPVVLKAQEIYFNGGLETLSAFKDVEIITSSGTIFSDKAVYNKKDDTITMEKDGESLKRPTADIYYDGRKAFYEADKMIFHASSDSKKIIMTGGVSGKMEMEDKIQ; the protein is encoded by the coding sequence TTGATAAAATTGTTATTAAGAAACAAAAAATCATTATCAATAAAAATAATTAGCGCAGCGTTTGCCGTGCTTTTTCTTTTTGTTTGCAATGCGGCAGCTCAAAAGATTTCGCAGCAAACTGTAATAACCGGCGATTCTATGGAAGTGCGCAGAAGCGGCGACGTTACGGTTTCAAAAGGCAATTCTAAAGCCGTAAACGGAAACAACGTAATAACTTCGGACAATATGATTTACAACAAAAAAAATTCTTTGCTTGAAGCGTCCGGCAGAGTTAAGATTGTTTCCGTAGTAAATACAAAAGAACCTCTTGAAGCTTACAGCAGTTTTGCAGAATACGACATTAACACGGAAAAGGGAAAACTTTGGGGCGCAAAAACAAACGTAAAATATTTTCTTTCAGGTTCCAGCGCGCCGGTTGTTTTAAAAGCGCAGGAAATTTATTTTAACGGCGGGCTTGAAACATTAAGCGCTTTTAAAGACGTTGAAATAATAACTTCTTCGGGAACGATATTTTCCGATAAAGCCGTTTATAATAAAAAAGACGACACAATTACCATGGAAAAAGACGGCGAAAGTTTAAAAAGACCGACCGCGGATATTTATTACGACGGAAGAAAAGCTTTTTATGAGGCCGATAAAATGATTTTTCACGCTTCTTCGGACAGCAAAAAAATAATTATGACCGGCGGCGTCAGCGGGAAAATGGAAATGGAAGATAAAATACAATGA
- the hpf gene encoding ribosome hibernation-promoting factor, HPF/YfiA family: MQINITARHLKLTDAIGSYVRKKVSKASKFYDGDDVWAHVILSVEKSRQITEIIFHVGKLAFRVKEQSLDLYASVDLSVDKLEKQLRKQKEISKIHRKKNLKAAKDKKADLDAFSYDSMEDSGTKISEVKRFDLKPRTINEAIEDLDVLGYRVYMFLNEQTDSVNVLYRNDSGSIVLLEPEI, encoded by the coding sequence ATGCAGATTAACATTACGGCAAGGCATCTGAAGCTTACCGATGCCATCGGTTCTTATGTGCGAAAGAAAGTTTCCAAAGCCTCAAAGTTTTATGACGGCGATGATGTTTGGGCGCACGTTATTTTGTCCGTAGAAAAAAGCAGACAGATTACCGAAATAATTTTTCACGTCGGCAAACTTGCGTTTAGAGTAAAGGAACAGTCTTTAGATCTTTACGCGTCGGTAGATCTTTCCGTTGATAAACTTGAAAAACAACTCAGAAAACAAAAAGAAATATCCAAAATTCACAGAAAGAAAAATTTAAAAGCGGCAAAAGATAAAAAAGCGGATTTGGACGCTTTCTCTTACGACTCCATGGAAGACTCCGGAACGAAAATTTCCGAAGTAAAACGCTTTGATTTAAAACCCCGCACAATAAATGAAGCTATTGAAGATTTGGACGTTCTCGGATACAGAGTTTACATGTTTCTTAACGAGCAGACCGACAGCGTAAACGTTTTATACAGAAACGACAGCGGTTCAATAGTTTTGTTAGAGCCTGAAATATAA